One part of the Marinobacter sp. M3C genome encodes these proteins:
- a CDS encoding DUF2058 domain-containing protein has protein sequence MASLQDQLLKAGLADKKKATAIRNEKHKQRKQQPKGAVQVNEAEQRVQQAREEKTERDRQLNQKRQAEAQKKAIQAQIRQLVGTNRLNRSHGETSYQFVHDKKIKKMYVDDMMADQLARGRLAIICIGGDYEIVAEGVARKIQERDAQAVVVLHERTKDDLGDDDPYAGYEIPDDLMW, from the coding sequence ATGGCGTCCCTGCAGGACCAGTTACTGAAAGCCGGCCTGGCCGACAAAAAAAAGGCCACAGCTATTCGTAATGAAAAGCACAAACAGCGCAAACAGCAGCCCAAGGGCGCGGTGCAGGTAAATGAAGCCGAGCAGCGAGTACAGCAGGCGCGAGAAGAAAAAACCGAGCGCGACCGTCAACTGAACCAGAAACGCCAGGCCGAAGCCCAGAAAAAAGCTATACAGGCCCAGATTCGCCAGTTAGTGGGGACAAACCGGCTGAATCGCAGCCATGGAGAAACGTCTTACCAGTTTGTTCATGACAAAAAAATCAAGAAAATGTATGTGGACGACATGATGGCTGACCAGCTGGCCCGCGGCCGTCTGGCAATCATCTGCATCGGTGGCGATTACGAGATTGTCGCCGAAGGCGTAGCACGCAAAATCCAGGAACGGGACGCGCAGGCCGTTGTTGTGCTGCACGAGCGTACAAAAGACGACTTGGGCGACGATGACCCCTACGCCGGTTATGAGATCCCTGACGATCTCATGTGGTGA
- a CDS encoding biotin-dependent carboxyltransferase family protein → MTHSKLGLLIEKPGFLSLIQDAGRRGVMHLGLATGGPMDRHAWAWANYLLGNRFGAVAVEITFGQVEFVSQLNTRIAITGAEVTVTVNGASQPLWATLSLKAGDRVALSAPRAGLRSYLAVAGGFSIAAGLGNSCATLHREKTGGLHRDGQPLKAGDLLPCDPQSQNPPLQRQVPAGWIPDYREALILDVIMGAQVERFPASSLECFFTQPYTLSQQSDRMGARLNGPALEVFGERLISEGISLGAVQVPANGLPIILLNDRQTIGGYPKLGAVTPRSLDALAQRQPSSQLQFRPVALYEAQRREKAFLDFFNKPL, encoded by the coding sequence GTGACTCACTCCAAGCTCGGTTTGTTGATTGAAAAACCCGGTTTCCTGAGCCTGATCCAAGACGCCGGACGCCGCGGAGTGATGCATCTGGGGCTGGCCACGGGCGGCCCCATGGATCGCCACGCTTGGGCGTGGGCAAACTATCTGTTAGGTAATCGCTTTGGGGCGGTGGCCGTAGAGATCACTTTTGGCCAAGTGGAGTTTGTCAGCCAGCTGAACACCCGTATTGCCATTACCGGAGCAGAGGTGACGGTCACGGTGAACGGAGCCTCGCAGCCGTTGTGGGCCACGCTGTCGCTGAAAGCCGGGGACAGGGTGGCATTGAGTGCGCCCCGTGCCGGGCTTCGTAGTTATCTGGCTGTTGCCGGTGGCTTTAGTATTGCTGCTGGTTTGGGCAACAGTTGCGCTACGCTGCACAGGGAAAAAACTGGGGGCCTGCATCGCGACGGGCAACCGCTAAAAGCCGGCGATCTACTGCCCTGTGATCCCCAATCCCAAAATCCGCCGCTGCAGCGCCAGGTGCCTGCGGGCTGGATACCCGATTACCGCGAGGCGCTCATTCTGGATGTGATTATGGGGGCACAGGTAGAGCGTTTCCCCGCCAGTTCCCTGGAGTGCTTCTTCACCCAGCCTTATACCTTGAGCCAGCAAAGCGATCGCATGGGCGCAAGGTTAAATGGCCCGGCGCTAGAGGTGTTTGGTGAACGCCTGATTTCTGAGGGTATCAGCCTGGGTGCGGTTCAGGTACCGGCCAATGGCTTGCCCATCATTCTGCTGAATGATCGCCAGACCATTGGTGGCTACCCTAAGCTTGGGGCCGTCACGCCCCGCAGCCTGGATGCGCTGGCGCAGCGCCAGCCGAGCAGTCAGTTGCAGTTCCGCCCGGTGGCCCTGTATGAGGCCCAGAGGCGTGAAAAGGCCTTCCTGGATTTTTTTAACAAGCCCCTTTGA
- the pxpB gene encoding 5-oxoprolinase subunit PxpB — translation MQWRYDVSGIDTVTLHFGQRIDAALVAPIHRAAIALKASLGARLLDAAPSYTTLLLRYDLLQDDLASLMGQVSEVLNQLPDANGEVDAESEIIEVPVFYHPSVGPDLKRLAQRAGFSVEEVIRRHSERLYQVFAIGFAPGFAYLGEVAEELSVPRLANPRAKVPAGTLGIADTQTALYPIVSPGGWNLIGRTPVALFDQSRAQPSLLEAGQTVRFRPIAQDEYLELGGRLDDLPWGMEPGLEIQQGAPAEKQGEKL, via the coding sequence ATGCAGTGGCGCTATGACGTCAGCGGTATAGATACCGTCACTCTGCATTTTGGTCAGCGTATCGATGCAGCTCTGGTTGCCCCGATTCACCGTGCGGCAATCGCTTTAAAAGCAAGCCTGGGCGCGCGACTGCTGGATGCGGCGCCGTCTTACACCACGCTGCTGTTGCGCTATGATTTGTTACAGGACGACCTGGCCAGCCTGATGGGGCAGGTGAGTGAAGTGTTGAACCAGCTGCCCGATGCCAATGGGGAAGTTGATGCTGAATCCGAAATTATTGAAGTTCCGGTGTTTTATCACCCCAGCGTCGGGCCGGATCTAAAGCGCTTGGCGCAGCGTGCAGGTTTCAGCGTGGAAGAGGTTATTCGCCGCCACAGCGAGCGCCTTTACCAAGTATTCGCCATTGGCTTTGCCCCGGGTTTTGCCTATCTGGGCGAGGTGGCCGAAGAGTTAAGTGTGCCCCGGCTTGCCAACCCGCGAGCTAAAGTGCCGGCCGGTACGCTGGGTATCGCCGACACCCAAACCGCACTTTATCCCATAGTGTCGCCTGGTGGCTGGAATCTGATTGGCCGTACTCCTGTGGCCCTGTTTGATCAGTCTCGCGCACAGCCCAGCCTGCTGGAAGCCGGCCAGACAGTGCGCTTCCGCCCGATAGCGCAAGACGAATACCTTGAGCTTGGCGGTCGCCTTGACGATTTGCCTTGGGGCATGGAGCCGGGTTTGGAAATACAGCAAGGCGCGCCTGCTGAAAAGCAGGGGGAAAAGTTGTGA
- a CDS encoding 5-oxoprolinase subunit PxpA, which produces MLLNCDIGESYGAWTMGLDDQVMPFIDQANIACGFHAGDPQVMFNTVRLALQHGVTLGAHPAYPDLQGFGRRSMVCSADEIHTMVLYQVGALAQIAASQGGQLSYVKPHGALYNDMMRDEVILRAILKALAQSPQTLALMAMTTVDNQRLKRLCEEYGVALLLEAFADRAYDSAGYLVSRSQPGAVHHDSSMIVQQALAFARGHSIQSIEGKALSLEADTLCVHGDNPESVAAVRSIRDALTELG; this is translated from the coding sequence ATGCTATTAAATTGCGATATCGGTGAAAGCTACGGCGCCTGGACCATGGGTCTGGATGATCAGGTCATGCCGTTTATTGACCAGGCCAACATCGCCTGTGGGTTTCACGCCGGAGACCCGCAGGTAATGTTCAATACCGTGCGCCTGGCGTTGCAACACGGTGTCACCCTAGGGGCCCATCCGGCGTATCCTGATCTTCAGGGGTTTGGTCGCCGGTCTATGGTCTGTTCAGCAGACGAAATTCACACCATGGTGTTGTATCAAGTGGGCGCGTTGGCGCAGATAGCCGCTTCTCAGGGTGGCCAGTTGAGTTATGTAAAACCCCACGGTGCGCTTTATAACGACATGATGCGCGACGAGGTGATATTACGCGCGATTCTTAAAGCGCTGGCGCAATCGCCGCAAACTCTGGCGCTGATGGCCATGACCACAGTGGACAATCAGCGCCTGAAACGGCTATGCGAGGAATATGGCGTAGCGTTGCTGTTGGAGGCCTTCGCCGATCGCGCCTATGACAGCGCCGGGTATCTGGTGTCGCGCAGTCAGCCCGGTGCCGTGCACCACGATTCCAGTATGATTGTGCAGCAGGCACTGGCTTTTGCCCGGGGTCACAGCATTCAGTCCATAGAAGGCAAAGCTTTGAGCCTGGAAGCAGACACGCTGTGTGTACACGGTGATAACCCAGAGTCTGTGGCAGCAGTTCGGTCTATTCGTGATGCGTTGACGGAGCTGGGATGA
- a CDS encoding TRAP transporter substrate-binding protein codes for MKNSIQNVYLPIKKGFSLKRVSATLAAATLSFMVSGAQATEWDMPTPYGDSNFHTVNIRQFADDVRDATDGELNITVHSSGSLIKHPEIKNSVRRGLVPIGELIMSRLANEDSLFEVDSVPYLASDYDQAWKLWLASKDVLAERLESQRLKLLFAVPWPPQGIYTQFAVETGDELKGVKMRAYNKSSEQLADLLGAIPTQVEVPDIPTAFGTGRVDAMITSPSTGANTRAWDYLSHFNHAQLWLPKNMVVVNAKAFRSLPEATQKALEDAAAVAEKRGWDASKEETDAKIKIMRDNGIVVSEPSAQLVERLQKIGETMTEEWLERAGSDGQALLDAYHQR; via the coding sequence ATGAAAAACTCTATACAAAACGTTTACTTACCCATTAAAAAAGGCTTCAGCCTGAAGCGTGTTAGTGCCACCCTGGCAGCCGCCACGCTCAGCTTTATGGTAAGCGGAGCACAAGCCACCGAATGGGACATGCCCACGCCCTATGGCGATTCCAACTTCCACACCGTGAACATCCGTCAGTTTGCTGACGATGTGCGCGACGCCACTGACGGCGAACTGAACATCACAGTGCACAGCAGTGGCTCGCTGATCAAACACCCGGAAATCAAAAACTCTGTCCGCCGCGGGCTGGTGCCTATTGGTGAGTTGATCATGTCGCGCCTAGCCAACGAAGATTCGCTGTTTGAGGTCGACTCGGTGCCGTATCTGGCCAGTGATTACGATCAGGCCTGGAAGTTATGGCTGGCCTCCAAAGACGTGTTGGCGGAGCGCCTGGAAAGTCAGCGTTTGAAACTGCTGTTTGCGGTGCCCTGGCCACCACAAGGCATTTATACCCAGTTCGCAGTTGAAACCGGAGATGAGCTGAAAGGTGTGAAAATGCGCGCCTACAACAAATCCAGCGAGCAGCTGGCCGATTTGTTGGGCGCCATCCCCACCCAGGTAGAAGTGCCAGACATTCCCACCGCTTTTGGCACCGGTCGTGTTGACGCCATGATTACGTCGCCGTCGACCGGCGCCAACACCCGCGCATGGGATTATCTCAGCCATTTTAACCACGCCCAACTGTGGCTGCCGAAGAACATGGTTGTGGTGAACGCCAAGGCCTTCCGCAGTCTGCCTGAAGCGACCCAAAAAGCGCTGGAAGACGCAGCAGCAGTGGCTGAGAAGCGCGGATGGGACGCCAGCAAAGAAGAAACCGACGCCAAAATCAAAATCATGCGAGATAACGGCATTGTCGTGTCGGAGCCCTCTGCGCAGCTGGTAGAACGCCTACAGAAAATTGGCGAAACCATGACCGAAGAATGGCTCGAGCGCGCCGGCAGCGATGGCCAAGCCCTTCTGGACGCTTACCACCAGCGTTGA
- a CDS encoding TRAP transporter small permease, whose product MRRALDAFYRLGGALSAINLTLIMVMIVAQVLSRVLDELLTWLGLSPLGLNVPGLAELAAFMLLGATFFGLAYTFWQGGHIRVTLLLQRLPQSTHRIMDILALLFATAITAFAVWHSAWLAWDSYDFGDLSIGMVPVPLWIPQTAMVMGLLWLLVALLDALVSLLSGRITQLHDEAPQE is encoded by the coding sequence ATGCGCAGGGCTCTGGACGCATTCTATCGGTTGGGGGGCGCCCTTTCCGCGATCAATCTGACATTAATCATGGTCATGATTGTTGCCCAGGTACTCAGCCGGGTACTCGATGAATTACTAACCTGGCTGGGCCTTAGCCCTCTGGGACTAAACGTGCCAGGGTTGGCTGAACTGGCAGCGTTTATGCTGCTGGGTGCCACGTTTTTTGGCCTGGCCTACACCTTCTGGCAGGGCGGGCACATTCGCGTGACTCTGCTGTTACAACGTTTGCCCCAATCTACCCACCGCATTATGGACATCCTGGCTCTGCTATTCGCCACTGCCATTACTGCCTTTGCAGTCTGGCACAGTGCCTGGCTGGCGTGGGACAGCTACGATTTCGGCGATCTGTCCATTGGCATGGTGCCGGTGCCGCTGTGGATTCCGCAGACGGCCATGGTCATGGGCCTTTTGTGGCTATTGGTCGCCCTGTTAGACGCTCTTGTGTCGTTGCTCAGCGGCCGTATAACCCAACTTCACGACGAAGCACCCCAGGAGTAA
- a CDS encoding TRAP transporter large permease subunit: MEMIWMSLLLLVLLLALLGAGLWVAFSLTAIGCISLYFFSNVPVGDSLSTAFYSASVSWELAALPMFIWMGEVLFRSRLSEEMFSGISPWVGKVPGKLLHTNILGCGIFAAISGSSAATAATIGKMSIPELTRRGYNKNQILGTLAGSATLGLLIPPSIILIVYGVATEQSIARLFVAGILPGIMLMLLFSGYVMIWSLLNPDGIPTGEAEHLSFRAKLRRSRPLIPVMLLIIGVIGSIYGGLASPTESAAVGVALAHLLSWKGGSMSRDTFISGLMGTVKTSSMIAFILMGAHFLTTSMAFTGIPRELATWINTLDLSPNMLLLALTLFFILLGCFLDGISVVVLTTSVILPMVQAAGIDPLWFGIYLVIVVEMSQITPPVGFNLFVIQGLTGENILRIAWAALPYFLLILSAVVLITLFPAIVTYLPSQMGR, translated from the coding sequence GTGGAAATGATCTGGATGAGCCTACTGCTTCTGGTGCTGCTGCTGGCATTGCTGGGCGCGGGTTTGTGGGTGGCGTTTTCGTTAACGGCCATCGGTTGTATTTCGCTGTATTTCTTCAGCAACGTTCCGGTGGGTGACAGCCTGTCAACTGCTTTTTACAGCGCCAGCGTGTCTTGGGAACTGGCCGCATTACCGATGTTTATCTGGATGGGTGAGGTGTTGTTCCGCTCTCGATTGTCTGAAGAAATGTTCAGCGGCATTTCACCTTGGGTGGGTAAGGTCCCGGGGAAGTTACTGCACACCAACATTTTGGGTTGTGGTATTTTCGCGGCGATTTCAGGATCGTCCGCCGCTACAGCAGCCACCATCGGCAAAATGTCGATACCGGAACTGACCCGCCGCGGCTATAACAAAAACCAGATACTGGGCACACTGGCCGGCTCTGCCACCCTGGGGCTGTTAATTCCACCCTCGATTATTCTGATTGTTTACGGTGTGGCCACCGAGCAATCGATTGCGCGTTTGTTTGTGGCAGGCATTCTGCCGGGCATTATGCTGATGCTGCTGTTTAGCGGCTATGTGATGATTTGGTCACTGCTGAACCCAGATGGCATTCCGACGGGCGAAGCCGAACACCTGTCTTTTCGCGCTAAACTGCGTCGCAGCCGCCCGTTAATTCCTGTGATGCTGCTGATAATTGGTGTGATCGGCTCTATCTATGGCGGCCTGGCCTCACCCACAGAGTCTGCTGCCGTTGGCGTCGCACTGGCTCACCTGTTGTCGTGGAAAGGCGGCTCTATGAGCCGTGATACTTTTATCAGCGGGCTGATGGGTACGGTAAAAACGTCGTCCATGATTGCTTTTATACTGATGGGTGCCCACTTTCTGACCACCTCAATGGCCTTTACCGGTATCCCTCGTGAACTGGCTACCTGGATCAACACTCTGGACCTTTCGCCCAATATGCTGTTGCTGGCATTGACCCTGTTCTTCATTCTGCTGGGCTGCTTTCTGGATGGTATTTCCGTAGTGGTACTGACTACATCGGTGATTCTGCCGATGGTGCAAGCCGCTGGCATTGACCCGCTCTGGTTTGGTATCTACCTGGTGATTGTGGTGGAAATGAGCCAGATTACGCCGCCGGTTGGCTTCAATCTGTTCGTGATTCAGGGCCTGACCGGGGAAAATATTTTGCGCATTGCCTGGGCCGCTTTGCCCTATTTCCTGCTGATTCTGAGCGCAGTGGTACTCATAACGCTGTTCCCTGCCATCGTCACGTATCTGCCCAGCCAAATGGGCAGATAA
- a CDS encoding winged helix DNA-binding protein: MKTKNSANGSSESATARRNVGPIVSSAHLASGRAVELSELEFGLIVAGNAFDRWMVRCMNAAGLHDLSQLDVLVLHSVNHRDRAKKSADICLVLNVEDSHTVTYSLKKLLKHGVVTSERRGKETYYSVTEKGDDVCKRYAEIRENCLVDSLRTLGFANSDLGEVASFLRGISGLYDQAARSAASL; the protein is encoded by the coding sequence ATGAAAACAAAAAATTCGGCGAACGGCTCTAGCGAGAGCGCAACAGCACGGCGCAATGTTGGGCCCATTGTGTCCTCTGCCCACCTGGCCTCTGGCCGTGCAGTGGAGCTTTCAGAGTTGGAGTTTGGCCTTATTGTGGCCGGCAATGCCTTTGATCGCTGGATGGTGCGCTGTATGAATGCAGCCGGGCTGCATGACTTAAGCCAACTGGACGTGCTGGTGCTGCACAGCGTGAACCACCGCGATCGCGCAAAAAAATCCGCCGACATCTGCTTGGTGCTAAATGTGGAAGACAGCCACACCGTCACCTACTCCCTGAAAAAACTGCTTAAACACGGCGTAGTGACTTCCGAAAGGCGCGGTAAAGAAACCTATTATTCGGTGACTGAAAAAGGTGACGATGTGTGCAAACGCTACGCCGAAATCCGTGAAAACTGTCTGGTGGATTCACTGCGAACGCTGGGATTTGCCAACAGCGATCTGGGCGAAGTGGCTAGTTTTTTGCGCGGCATTTCCGGCCTGTACGATCAGGCCGCACGCTCGGCGGCCTCGCTGTAA
- a CDS encoding sigma-54 dependent transcriptional regulator, with protein sequence MSQTDVIFVDDEPDIRKAIAQALTLDDLAVTCFDNAADALVEIGRDYNGVVLCDYNMPKMDGLQLLSRLQQLDDTIPVIILTGQGDISTAVSAMQQGAYDFIEKPFNQEELVELLRHALEKRQLALENRRLKAQLKQLAKPGPRILGGSATMQKVMATIDPILDISANILLYGETGSGKDALARYIHENSRRSSHNFVAINCGAVPENLIESELFGHEAGAFTGAEKRRIGKIEHAHQGTLFLDEVESMPMPLQIKLLRVLEEQKVERLGSNHVQQVDVRIIAATKSNLKTLSDEGVFRADLYYRLNVVKVDIPPLRERKEDIPTLFHHFVLIAAARYDRESIPLNAGQATKLTHHDWPGNVRELRNLAERYVLLGPAALDETDTAQDANVNGRRTLAELMDGFERLALTSALNACHGSIKDTMVELGIARKTLYDKMKKHGLDKAEFKE encoded by the coding sequence ATGAGTCAGACTGATGTAATCTTCGTGGATGACGAGCCGGATATACGTAAAGCCATTGCCCAGGCTCTGACCCTGGATGATCTGGCGGTGACCTGTTTTGACAATGCCGCTGATGCGCTAGTGGAAATCGGTCGCGACTATAACGGCGTTGTTCTATGCGATTACAACATGCCAAAAATGGATGGCCTGCAGCTGCTCAGCCGCCTGCAGCAGCTTGACGACACCATACCGGTCATCATTCTGACCGGGCAGGGCGATATCAGCACTGCGGTGAGCGCCATGCAGCAGGGCGCCTATGACTTCATCGAAAAGCCGTTTAACCAGGAAGAGCTGGTGGAACTGCTGCGCCACGCGTTGGAAAAGCGCCAGCTGGCATTGGAAAACCGCCGTCTGAAGGCCCAGTTGAAGCAGCTGGCAAAACCCGGCCCGCGAATTCTGGGTGGTTCGGCCACTATGCAAAAGGTGATGGCCACCATTGATCCGATTTTGGACATTTCCGCGAATATTCTGCTGTATGGCGAAACCGGTTCGGGCAAAGACGCATTGGCGCGCTACATTCACGAAAACAGCCGGCGCAGCAGCCATAATTTTGTCGCGATTAATTGCGGTGCGGTGCCGGAAAATCTGATTGAAAGTGAGCTGTTCGGCCACGAAGCGGGGGCCTTTACCGGTGCGGAAAAACGCCGTATTGGTAAAATAGAGCACGCCCACCAGGGCACGTTGTTTCTGGATGAAGTGGAAAGCATGCCCATGCCACTGCAAATTAAACTGCTGCGGGTGCTTGAAGAACAGAAAGTTGAGCGCCTGGGTAGCAACCATGTGCAGCAGGTGGATGTGCGCATTATTGCCGCCACCAAATCCAATCTGAAAACCCTCAGTGACGAGGGCGTGTTTCGTGCAGACTTATACTACCGCCTGAATGTGGTGAAAGTGGATATCCCGCCATTGCGCGAGCGCAAGGAAGACATTCCCACGCTGTTTCACCACTTTGTGTTGATTGCTGCGGCCCGCTACGATCGCGAAAGCATCCCGTTGAACGCGGGCCAGGCAACTAAACTGACGCACCACGACTGGCCCGGCAACGTGCGCGAACTGCGCAATCTGGCCGAGCGTTATGTGTTGCTGGGCCCGGCAGCTTTGGATGAGACCGACACGGCTCAAGATGCCAACGTGAACGGCCGCCGCACACTGGCGGAACTGATGGACGGCTTTGAACGCCTGGCCTTAACCAGTGCTTTGAATGCCTGCCATGGCAGCATTAAAGACACCATGGTTGAACTCGGCATTGCGCGCAAAACCCTGTACGACAAGATGAAAAAACACGGTCTGGACAAAGCCGAGTTCAAAGAGTGA
- a CDS encoding ATP-binding protein has translation MFFRFGAVLVFVVVLLTAWILGGWVGYRQVEQESLVESFRYRQLVANELNRYLPIPELMAEHPLLATALSMPDNTGVILQANEQMQRMATIVGSSDVYLMDMSGLTIAANNYQQADSFVGRNFSFRPYFYEAIKRNGSAIYFALGSTSGVRGLYFSHPVHDGRGQMLGVVAVKVLVHELESQWVRPASRREAEMLVLDAAGVSFLSSQPRWLYRDFTGSDGPAPGEASRRRYPERDLEPVQLDYLDKPWGLSSSSGTVRIGENGGGHEYLSVRTPLPRMDWTLQIMVSTQSVIWTRLGFLLGGMALYFGVLLTWLYLRERYRREAELALRGEQLELNVAERTADLERSNQMLVEEIQQREQAQTDLRETQQELIQAAKLAVLGQMSAGLNHEMSQPLTAIQTYARNSRRFLQKGASDMVDANLAEIVLLCDKIAELTRQFKVFARKSEGPPSIVDLRPAVDASVKIIAAQKNSGDIDIQWLRPAQPTWCHGDQIRIEQVLVNLLANAVHALEGCSQPVITIDVAEHQGYWLCRVRDNGRGLPTNTEQLFEPFYTTKPVKQGLGLGLSISRQIVDALGGRLSGRNRSDGDGAEFEFTLKKRDTQV, from the coding sequence ATGTTCTTCCGTTTTGGCGCTGTGCTGGTGTTTGTGGTGGTGCTTCTGACGGCTTGGATTTTGGGCGGCTGGGTAGGGTACCGTCAGGTAGAACAGGAGAGCCTGGTGGAATCTTTCCGTTATCGCCAGTTAGTGGCCAATGAGCTGAACCGGTACTTACCCATTCCCGAATTGATGGCCGAACATCCGCTGCTGGCAACTGCGTTGAGCATGCCAGATAACACGGGTGTCATTCTGCAGGCCAACGAGCAAATGCAACGCATGGCCACCATTGTGGGCAGCTCAGATGTATACCTGATGGATATGTCTGGCTTGACCATCGCGGCCAATAATTACCAGCAGGCCGACAGCTTTGTCGGTCGCAACTTCAGTTTTCGACCGTATTTTTACGAAGCGATCAAAAGAAACGGTTCTGCCATTTATTTCGCCTTGGGTTCCACCTCTGGGGTGCGCGGTCTGTACTTTTCCCACCCGGTTCATGACGGACGCGGCCAGATGCTGGGTGTTGTAGCGGTCAAAGTGCTGGTGCATGAACTGGAATCTCAGTGGGTACGACCGGCCTCAAGGCGCGAAGCCGAAATGCTGGTGCTGGACGCCGCCGGAGTGAGTTTTTTGTCCAGTCAGCCCCGTTGGCTTTACCGTGACTTTACCGGCAGCGATGGTCCCGCACCCGGAGAGGCCTCGCGCAGACGCTATCCGGAGCGAGATCTGGAACCGGTGCAGTTGGACTACCTGGATAAGCCCTGGGGCCTGTCGAGCTCGTCCGGCACCGTTCGTATTGGTGAAAATGGCGGAGGTCATGAATACCTCAGCGTTCGCACGCCTTTGCCACGAATGGACTGGACGCTGCAGATAATGGTGAGTACCCAGTCGGTTATCTGGACCCGCTTGGGCTTTTTGCTTGGAGGCATGGCGCTTTACTTTGGGGTGTTGCTGACCTGGCTGTACTTGCGTGAGCGCTATCGCCGCGAGGCCGAGCTGGCCCTGCGCGGCGAACAGCTAGAGTTGAACGTGGCTGAGCGCACCGCGGATCTTGAACGCTCTAACCAGATGTTAGTGGAAGAGATACAGCAGCGTGAGCAAGCTCAGACCGATCTGCGGGAAACCCAGCAAGAGCTGATACAGGCCGCAAAGCTTGCGGTTTTGGGTCAGATGTCTGCGGGCTTGAACCATGAAATGAGCCAGCCGTTGACGGCGATTCAGACTTACGCTCGCAACAGTCGGCGTTTTCTGCAAAAAGGCGCCAGCGATATGGTAGACGCCAACCTGGCAGAGATCGTGCTGCTGTGCGACAAAATAGCTGAGCTGACTCGCCAGTTCAAAGTGTTCGCGCGCAAATCCGAAGGGCCGCCCAGCATTGTCGATTTACGCCCGGCGGTGGACGCCTCTGTGAAGATCATCGCGGCCCAGAAAAACAGCGGCGATATTGACATTCAATGGCTACGGCCGGCACAGCCGACCTGGTGCCATGGTGATCAAATCCGCATCGAGCAGGTACTGGTGAACCTTCTGGCCAACGCCGTGCACGCTTTAGAGGGTTGCTCGCAGCCGGTTATCACCATAGACGTGGCGGAGCATCAGGGCTATTGGCTGTGCCGGGTGCGTGACAATGGCCGTGGCCTGCCGACCAATACCGAGCAACTGTTCGAACCGTTTTACACCACTAAACCGGTTAAGCAGGGCCTCGGGCTGGGGCTATCCATCTCGCGCCAGATTGTGGATGCGCTTGGCGGCCGTTTGAGCGGCCGCAATCGCAGCGATGGCGATGGCGCGGAATTTGAATTTACACTGAAAAAGCGGGACACCCAGGTATGA